A window of Streptomyces armeniacus contains these coding sequences:
- a CDS encoding (2Fe-2S)-binding protein: MTVARLDHDWNLLPGTRRRIEADAVCVGYGFTPQLELALSAGCATSGGFVTVDAAQATSVPGVFAAGEVTGIGGALLAAKEGTVAGTAAARAAGVTVRAPVRAMRGVRAGRRFAAALERAHPVREGWRGWLDEDTVVCRCEEVTFGQLRRAVRERGAAGVRAVKLVSRAGLGLCQGRVCGRSVAELTGLPDPGTAFAGRPLAAPLRLGELAEPSTPVQLRQAQPPPVQPRQADPPQADPPQAHPRQAQPPPVQLRQAQPPPADPPPVHPPSVQPRQADPPPVDPSQAQPRQGQPPPVDRPPVQPPPVDRPSVQPPPDRPVSESAERAGPAGSAECAGPAGCAGPAEEEQE; encoded by the coding sequence GTGACGGTGGCCCGGCTGGACCACGACTGGAACCTGCTGCCGGGCACCCGGCGGCGCATCGAGGCGGACGCGGTGTGCGTCGGCTACGGCTTCACCCCGCAGCTGGAACTCGCGCTGTCCGCGGGCTGCGCGACATCCGGCGGCTTCGTCACCGTCGACGCCGCGCAGGCCACCTCGGTGCCCGGCGTGTTCGCCGCCGGTGAGGTGACCGGCATCGGGGGAGCCCTCCTCGCCGCGAAGGAGGGCACGGTCGCCGGGACCGCGGCCGCGCGCGCGGCCGGGGTTACGGTGCGCGCCCCCGTACGCGCCATGCGGGGGGTGCGGGCGGGGCGCCGGTTCGCCGCGGCGCTGGAGCGGGCCCATCCGGTACGGGAGGGCTGGCGGGGCTGGCTGGATGAGGACACGGTGGTGTGCCGCTGCGAGGAAGTGACCTTCGGCCAGCTGCGCCGGGCGGTCCGGGAGCGCGGTGCGGCCGGCGTACGGGCGGTGAAGCTGGTCAGCCGGGCGGGGCTCGGGCTGTGCCAGGGCCGGGTGTGCGGGCGGAGCGTCGCGGAACTGACCGGACTCCCCGACCCCGGCACGGCTTTCGCGGGCCGCCCGCTGGCGGCGCCGCTGCGGCTGGGCGAACTGGCCGAGCCCTCAACCCCCGTACAGCTGCGGCAGGCGCAACCACCGCCCGTGCAGCCCCGGCAGGCGGACCCACCGCAGGCGGACCCACCGCAGGCGCACCCCCGGCAGGCGCAGCCGCCGCCCGTACAGCTGCGGCAGGCGCAACCACCGCCGGCGGACCCACCGCCTGTCCACCCTCCGTCCGTGCAGCCGCGGCAGGCGGACCCGCCGCCGGTGGACCCATCGCAGGCGCAGCCGCGGCAGGGGCAACCGCCGCCGGTGGACCGTCCGCCCGTGCAGCCGCCGCCGGTGGACCGTCCGTCCGTGCAGCCGCCGCCGGATCGCCCCGTATCCGAGTCAGCCGAGCGCGCCGGGCCAGCCGGGTCAGCCGAGTGCGCCGGGCCAGCCGGGTGTGCCGGGCCAGCCGAGGAGGAGCAGGAATGA
- a CDS encoding dihydrodipicolinate synthase family protein, giving the protein MTQEKLDGVIVATALPYAQDAGAPAGLRVDLDRYAEHCRWLVDNGCRGVGPNGSLGEYSSLTSSERRAVARTAIEAVGEDGIVVVGVHGPGAHQARAWAERAAEDGADGVLCLPPTMYRANTAEVVHHFQEVAAAGLPVMVYNNPFDTRVDLTPEAVAEIAQLDGVVAVKEFSGDVRRVLHIREQAPGLTVVAGADDVALEAVLMGATGWFAGFPNVFPAASARLFTLARQGRLAEARALYEPLVAAFRWDSRTEFVQAIKYGMDTVGRYGGPCRPPRGPLPEAERARLEADMRRAVDHLHAHCPAGA; this is encoded by the coding sequence ATGACGCAGGAGAAACTCGACGGAGTGATCGTGGCGACCGCGCTGCCCTACGCCCAGGACGCGGGAGCCCCCGCGGGACTCCGCGTGGATCTGGACCGCTACGCGGAGCACTGCCGGTGGCTGGTCGACAACGGCTGCCGGGGCGTGGGGCCGAACGGGTCGCTGGGCGAGTACTCCTCGCTGACCTCCAGCGAGCGGCGCGCGGTCGCGCGTACGGCGATCGAGGCGGTGGGGGAGGACGGCATCGTGGTCGTCGGCGTCCACGGCCCGGGCGCGCACCAGGCCCGCGCCTGGGCGGAGCGGGCGGCGGAGGACGGCGCCGACGGGGTGCTGTGCTTGCCCCCGACGATGTACCGGGCGAATACCGCGGAGGTGGTCCACCACTTCCAGGAAGTGGCCGCGGCGGGACTGCCGGTGATGGTCTACAACAACCCCTTCGACACCCGCGTCGACCTCACCCCCGAGGCCGTCGCCGAGATCGCGCAGCTGGACGGCGTGGTCGCGGTCAAGGAGTTCTCCGGCGATGTACGGCGCGTGCTACACATCCGTGAACAGGCCCCCGGCCTGACGGTGGTGGCGGGTGCGGACGACGTGGCCCTGGAAGCTGTGTTGATGGGCGCGACGGGCTGGTTCGCGGGGTTCCCGAATGTGTTCCCCGCCGCGTCCGCCCGCCTGTTCACCCTGGCCCGCCAGGGCCGCCTGGCGGAAGCGCGGGCACTGTACGAGCCGCTGGTGGCCGCCTTCCGCTGGGACTCACGCACGGAGTTCGTGCAGGCCATCAAGTACGGCATGGACACCGTCGGCCGGTACGGCGGCCCGTGCCGCCCTCCACGCGGCCCCCTCCCCGAGGCCGAACGGGCCCGGCTGGAAGCGGACATGCGCCGCGCCGTGGACCACCTCCACGCGCACTGCCCGGCGGGGGCGTGA
- a CDS encoding proline racemase family protein yields the protein MRAARYFSAVDSHTEGMPTRVVTGGLGVIPGATMAERRTYFLTHLDHLRELLVNEPRGHGAMSGAILQPPVLPEADWGVLFIEVSGCLPMCGHGTIGVATVLVETGMVDVVEPVTRVRLDTPAGLVTADVAVQEGRARAVTIENVPAFALETGAALEVPGWGRVGYDMAYGGNFYAMVPLEELGIPFEKTAKDRMLQAGLAVMAAINDQTRPVHPADPGIGGCKHVQFTAPGTPGAAAAAGTPEAAAAGTPRAAPGASGAGAGRPGAAAAARGGGSDARNAMVIHPGWFDRSPCGTGTSARMAQLHARGELPLGRDFVNESLLGTRFTGRLVAETEVAGVPAVVPTVTGSAWITGMGQYLLDPSDPFPRGFTL from the coding sequence ATGCGCGCGGCACGGTACTTCTCCGCCGTCGACTCCCACACCGAAGGCATGCCGACACGGGTGGTCACCGGCGGCCTCGGCGTCATCCCGGGCGCGACGATGGCCGAGCGCCGCACCTACTTCCTCACCCACCTCGACCACCTGCGCGAACTGCTGGTCAACGAGCCCCGCGGCCACGGCGCGATGAGCGGGGCGATCCTTCAGCCACCGGTGCTCCCGGAGGCGGACTGGGGCGTGCTGTTCATCGAGGTCTCGGGCTGCCTGCCGATGTGCGGGCACGGCACGATCGGGGTGGCCACGGTGCTGGTGGAGACCGGCATGGTGGATGTCGTCGAGCCGGTCACCCGCGTACGCCTGGACACCCCGGCGGGGCTGGTCACCGCCGACGTCGCCGTCCAGGAGGGGCGGGCGCGGGCGGTGACGATCGAGAACGTGCCCGCGTTCGCCCTGGAGACGGGCGCGGCCCTCGAGGTGCCGGGCTGGGGCCGGGTGGGCTACGACATGGCGTACGGCGGGAACTTCTACGCGATGGTGCCGCTGGAGGAGCTGGGCATCCCGTTCGAGAAGACGGCGAAGGACCGCATGCTCCAGGCCGGACTGGCGGTGATGGCCGCGATCAACGACCAAACCCGGCCGGTCCATCCGGCCGACCCGGGCATCGGGGGCTGCAAACACGTGCAGTTCACCGCCCCCGGCACACCCGGGGCCGCCGCTGCTGCGGGCACACCGGAGGCCGCGGCGGCGGGCACCCCCCGGGCCGCGCCGGGCGCGTCGGGGGCCGGGGCGGGCAGGCCGGGGGCTGCCGCCGCTGCGCGCGGCGGGGGCAGCGACGCGCGGAATGCGATGGTGATCCACCCGGGCTGGTTCGACCGCTCCCCGTGCGGTACGGGCACCAGCGCGCGGATGGCGCAGCTCCACGCCCGCGGTGAACTCCCGCTGGGGCGCGACTTCGTGAACGAGTCGCTGCTGGGCACGCGGTTCACCGGGAGGCTGGTGGCCGAGACGGAGGTGGCGGGTGTGCCGGCGGTGGTGCCGACGGTGACGGGCAGCGCGTGGATCACGGGCATGGGCCAGTACCTGCTGGACCCCTCGGACCCTTTCCCCCGCGGCTTCACCCTCTGA
- a CDS encoding TetR/AcrR family transcriptional regulator has product MPAPEQPPTLRERKKLRTRQSLVDTAVTLFGERGFDGTPLDALLEQVEVSRRTFFRNFHSKEDVALAAVKQLWDVYLEVLDDTEKSGPLADVFLGAMLTTLERMDDDWYRRFPRTLRLIADSPALDGHTLRHCAEVQTEIARRLDGRNRLELRLLIEFFVAAWRCTLDEWLPDCTRHELPALLRRTCSTMNSALTLEA; this is encoded by the coding sequence ATGCCCGCTCCGGAACAGCCCCCCACCCTGCGCGAACGCAAGAAGCTGCGTACGCGCCAATCGCTGGTCGACACCGCCGTCACGCTCTTCGGCGAACGCGGCTTCGACGGCACTCCGCTGGACGCGCTGCTGGAACAGGTGGAGGTGTCCCGGCGGACCTTCTTCCGCAACTTCCACTCCAAGGAGGACGTGGCCCTCGCCGCCGTCAAGCAGCTCTGGGACGTCTACCTGGAAGTCCTGGACGACACAGAGAAGTCCGGGCCGCTGGCCGACGTCTTCCTCGGCGCCATGCTGACCACGCTGGAGCGCATGGACGACGACTGGTACCGGCGCTTCCCGCGCACGCTCCGCCTGATCGCCGACTCACCGGCACTCGACGGGCACACGCTGCGGCACTGCGCCGAGGTCCAGACCGAGATCGCACGCCGCCTCGACGGCCGGAACCGCCTCGAACTACGGCTCCTCATCGAGTTCTTCGTGGCCGCCTGGCGCTGCACGCTGGACGAATGGCTCCCCGACTGCACCCGGCACGAACTGCCCGCGCTCCTGCGCCGGACCTGCTCGACGATGAACTCGGCCCTCACCCTGGAGGCATGA
- a CDS encoding zinc-binding dehydrogenase produces MRALAVDHTSPGHLSLTDVPDPRPAAHEALVRVEAVSLNFGEVHGATRPEVPDGTVLGWDAAGVVVQAAADGSGPAEGARVVTLGETGWAELRAVPAALLGTAPEDADPGALSTVPVAGLSALHVLRRMGSLLGRRVLVTGASGGVGRYAVQLAARAGAHVVAISRSSAQADGLRSLGAREVHPEPAAVREPVAAVLDNVGGRHLVDAFAALSAGGTLFSVGRSSEADAVLPPDALLGNEGRHDRSIRTFFLFGDPAAGFSADLTWLAGEIAAGRLDPGISWRGSWARHAEAVQTLLDRRLHGKAVLDLQ; encoded by the coding sequence GTGCGCGCACTCGCCGTCGACCACACCTCACCCGGACACCTGTCCCTGACGGACGTCCCGGACCCGCGGCCCGCCGCCCACGAGGCGCTCGTACGGGTCGAGGCGGTCTCGCTGAACTTCGGTGAGGTCCACGGGGCGACCCGTCCGGAGGTGCCGGACGGCACCGTGCTCGGCTGGGACGCGGCCGGCGTGGTCGTCCAGGCCGCGGCCGATGGCTCAGGGCCGGCCGAGGGAGCGCGGGTCGTCACCCTCGGGGAGACCGGCTGGGCCGAGTTGCGGGCCGTACCCGCCGCCCTGCTCGGCACCGCGCCGGAGGACGCCGATCCCGGTGCGCTGAGCACCGTCCCCGTGGCCGGACTGAGCGCCCTGCACGTGCTGCGCCGGATGGGGTCGCTGCTCGGCCGCCGCGTGCTGGTCACCGGTGCCTCCGGCGGAGTCGGCCGCTACGCCGTGCAGTTGGCCGCCCGAGCGGGCGCGCACGTCGTCGCCATCAGCCGCAGCTCCGCCCAGGCGGACGGACTCCGATCCCTGGGCGCCCGCGAGGTCCACCCCGAGCCGGCCGCCGTTCGGGAGCCCGTGGCCGCCGTCCTCGACAACGTCGGCGGCCGGCATCTCGTCGACGCCTTCGCCGCGCTGTCGGCCGGCGGCACCCTCTTCAGCGTGGGCCGCTCCTCCGAGGCCGACGCGGTGCTGCCACCGGATGCCCTGCTGGGCAACGAGGGGCGGCATGACCGGTCGATCCGCACCTTCTTCCTCTTCGGCGACCCGGCCGCCGGCTTCTCCGCGGATCTGACCTGGCTGGCCGGAGAGATTGCCGCGGGCCGCCTCGATCCGGGCATCAGCTGGCGCGGGTCCTGGGCCCGCCACGCCGAGGCCGTACAGACCCTGCTCGACCGCCGCCTCCACGGCAAGGCCGTCCTCGATCTTCAGTGA
- a CDS encoding LppU/SCO3897 family protein, which translates to MTLGFTAVVAGLVAFAFFGPSEGEDESADLKRGDCFENTGTEDAPTAEKRACTDDGADYRVLKVNKETGFSSFACDDVPGATGTLSQQSLEKDGDSFVVCFKDN; encoded by the coding sequence ATGACTCTGGGGTTCACCGCCGTCGTCGCCGGATTGGTGGCGTTCGCGTTCTTCGGACCGAGCGAGGGGGAGGACGAGTCCGCGGACCTGAAGCGGGGCGACTGCTTCGAGAACACGGGTACGGAGGATGCCCCGACGGCCGAGAAGCGCGCCTGCACGGACGACGGCGCCGACTACAGGGTGCTGAAAGTGAACAAGGAAACGGGCTTTTCCTCCTTCGCCTGCGATGACGTCCCCGGAGCGACGGGGACCCTCTCGCAGCAGAGTCTCGAGAAGGACGGGGATTCGTTCGTGGTGTGCTTCAAGGACAACTAG